In Danio aesculapii chromosome 17, fDanAes4.1, whole genome shotgun sequence, the sequence CCACAACCTGGGGGTTATGAGGAGGACCCAGCCCCAATAACCACAATGGACATATCTGAAAATAAAGACAATGACTCTGAGTTTGAGGAACTGAATGTCGAGTCCAAAACAGCTGCAGCACCAGTCACCATTGACAATAAGGAGGATTTCCTGCTCTCTGTAAACCAAAGTCCCAAAAAAACTGTGGCCAACCTGGCCAAGCCCCTTGGTTCCATTTCGCCAATTCTGAACCGCCGGCTGAACCTTCAGTCCCCTCTTAAAACCCAGCCCAAAGAATCACCAAAACCCCCAACTCTCAAAAATGCAGAACCTTCTGAACAACCACAGAGACCAACAGTGCCCCCTCCTCCACCACCTGCACGCCCTCCTGTTCCTCCGAGGCCTCATATAAAGGTCACATCTGCCTCTTCAGAAACCCAAAGCCTGGTAGAAGGTAATGAACCTGCAGTGGAAAAAAGCCCAGAAAAAACACAGCCAAATACTGGCAATGGGGAAAAGCCAGTAGAGAAAATCCCTGTTAAGCCACCAGAGCCGAAGCCTGTCAGCAAGCACCCAGAACCCACAGAGGACATTCTAAATATTCCAGCCACAAACAAACAAGATTCAGCCAAAGACAAGATATCCGAGAGCTCGTCCAACACTAGGGACAGTGTTGATGAGCAGGGTCTCTGGGAATCATCTGAGACCATGTACCGCAACAGGACTGCTCGCTGGAACAAAGCCTCTGTGATCTTTGAGGTGGAAAGCAACCATAAATTCCTTAATGTAGCACTTTGGTGCAAGGACCCCTTCAAGCTTGGTAGTCTCTTGTGCTTGGGGCATGTCAGCTTGCGCTTGGAACATCTAGCACTGGAATGCATATCTACGTCATCTGCTGAATATCAGAGCACCTTCCGTCTTTGTGCTCCTGAACCAAGGGCCAGCGTTAGCCGTACCGCTTTGCGTAGCTTAAGCACTCACAAAGGTTTCAACGAGAAACTGTGTTATGGAGATGTTACGCTCAACTTCACTTACCTGGCGGATGGGGAGTCAGACCTCTCCAGTGGACTTACGGAACGTGAGCGGGAAGGGAGTCTTCAGGAAGACGACTTAAAAGATCGAGAAAGAGAACGGGAGCAGGTGCTTATGGTAACACGGGATGAACCAAGTTACAGCGGCATGCAGATTGGAGAGATGCGGCACAATTTCCAAGACACTCAATTCCAGAATCCAACGTATTGTGAGTATTGCAAGAAGAAGGTGTGGACCAAGGCTGCCTCACAGTGCATGATCTGTTCTTATGTCTGCCACAAGAAATGTCAAGAGAAATGTCTATTGGAGCACCCTTATTGCGTAGCCGCCTCAGACCGGCGTGGGGCAGACCCAGAGGCTAAGTCCACAATCAACCGGGCAACAACTGGCCTTACACGTCACATTATCAACACTAGCTCTCGACTTCTCAATCTGAGACAGGTGCCCAAAGCCAGACTTGCTGAGCAGGTTGTAGACATGGGATCAGGTGTGGTGGAACCTTCTCCGAAACACACACCTAACACATCTGATAACGAGAGCAGTGACACAGAGACCTATACTGGGGCCAGTCCATCTAAGCAGCCGGCTGGCAGCAGTGGCTCAAAACTTGTCCGCAAGGAAGGTGGGCTGGACGACAGTGTCTTCATTGCTGTCAAAGAGATCGGTCGAGATCTTTACCGTGGCCTCCCGACTGATGAGCGTTCACAAAAATTAGAGTTAATGCTGGACAAGTTGCAGCAGGAGATTGACCAGGAGCTGGAACATAACAACTCGCTGAGCACTGAAGAGCGAGACACTATTGACTCTCGACGCAAGACCCTCATCACTGCTGCTCTAGCCAAGTCTGGTGAACGACTCCAAGCTTTGACTCTGCTCATGATACACTACCGTGCTGGCATCGAAGACCTAGAGTCTGTAGAAAGCACCTCTCCATCCGAACAGCATGGCTTTCCAAAGGCGAAATCTGAGGGTCTGGAGGAGGCACTGATGGGCACAGAAGTCTACGACAGTGACATGTGCAGTCCAGTTGATGTTCAGATGCTGGATGAGATTACAGAGGAGCAGATCTGTGTAGAGGCTTTGCCGTAAAGATGACGACAGGCATCAGGAGATTGTGACTGAGGACTTTTTAGCACGCTTGAGTAAAGGTTGACCTGTGAGCAATTCACAGGTGGGAAAAAGTATTCCTGAAGATCACTGCAGTGTACTGTGATTTGAGGAATTTTCTGAGTAAAAGttaccagatttttttttctttttacatttaatttttttaatattttgtttcccCCAGTCACTGTTGTAGAGGACAAACCCATCAATATGTAGACTTACAGCAGTAttacataaaacacacaaaatatgcGCTCCCATTACATGATCAAACTGTATGTTTTACCTGCCTTACCTGAACGGTGCAATCAGTTTTTTTACAACAAGCTTCAGAAGGGAGAGTCAGTTTGAGCTTGAATATGTATTTGTATTCAAACTTTGTGTACTGATAGAAATTGAATTGCATACATGTGTGCTATTGATGATGTCCGTGGTTGGAAATACACCATGCCCAGTGTGTTTTGAGCTTCTCTGCCTTACACTATATCCACTAGAAAAGGTAGAATTATCCAGTCCATAGAACATGATGCCATTCCCAACCAACATTGTCCTCTTTGCTAAGCACCTTTTCTTATGTTACTTTACAATTGTTGCTCATTTTAAAGCGTAATttctttaatgtttgtttttttaaaaggttcAATGTTGAATTGAGTGAGATAATCTTGATGTTATGTTATTGGGGACCATTTGTTTTTGAGTAATTTATATGTCACAATGCCAATgtgactttattatttttttgagggatatttataTTGCTTTATATGTTTCATAATATATGTTTCCAATGATTATTATGGTctcattatattttaatatcaaaattaatatactttaaaaaccTTCATGAGTTCTAAAAGG encodes:
- the pdzd8 gene encoding PDZ domain-containing protein 8, translated to MIYLILLSAFSGAVVTLLLQLLLLYRRSPEPVARTVQYVKVVPDPALKDYFSNQQADLAPQQPDSPSPVSKQPEAAIPKQQETPVPGSSPKQQPSSPPPPSLGDPQHSSKAETCDFLNAIILFLFRELRDTPVVRHWITKKIKVEFEELLQTKTAGRLLEGLSLRDVSLGNSVPVFKTARLMKPVAVNEDNMPEELNFEVDLEYNGGFHLAIDVDLVFGKSAYLFVKMTRVAGRLKLQFTRMPFTHWSFSFLEDPLIDFEVKSQFEGRPLPQLTSIIVNQLKRVIKRKHTLPNYKIRYKPFFPFQVQPPLMSSCDLDISIRDTLLVEGRLRVTLVECSRLFILGSYERETYVHCTFELSSDEWREKTRSSIKETEVIKGPSGSVGMTFRHVPASDGDTVHVSIETVTPNSPAALADLQRGDRLIAIGGVKVTSSVQVPKLLKQAGERVIVLYERPVRHHVPTGGLGMLQETLGPMEEPSYLPQPGGYEEDPAPITTMDISENKDNDSEFEELNVESKTAAAPVTIDNKEDFLLSVNQSPKKTVANLAKPLGSISPILNRRLNLQSPLKTQPKESPKPPTLKNAEPSEQPQRPTVPPPPPPARPPVPPRPHIKVTSASSETQSLVEGNEPAVEKSPEKTQPNTGNGEKPVEKIPVKPPEPKPVSKHPEPTEDILNIPATNKQDSAKDKISESSSNTRDSVDEQGLWESSETMYRNRTARWNKASVIFEVESNHKFLNVALWCKDPFKLGSLLCLGHVSLRLEHLALECISTSSAEYQSTFRLCAPEPRASVSRTALRSLSTHKGFNEKLCYGDVTLNFTYLADGESDLSSGLTEREREGSLQEDDLKDREREREQVLMVTRDEPSYSGMQIGEMRHNFQDTQFQNPTYCEYCKKKVWTKAASQCMICSYVCHKKCQEKCLLEHPYCVAASDRRGADPEAKSTINRATTGLTRHIINTSSRLLNLRQVPKARLAEQVVDMGSGVVEPSPKHTPNTSDNESSDTETYTGASPSKQPAGSSGSKLVRKEGGLDDSVFIAVKEIGRDLYRGLPTDERSQKLELMLDKLQQEIDQELEHNNSLSTEERDTIDSRRKTLITAALAKSGERLQALTLLMIHYRAGIEDLESVESTSPSEQHGFPKAKSEGLEEALMGTEVYDSDMCSPVDVQMLDEITEEQICVEALP